tcttggacttctggcctccagaactgtgggagaacaacagaacaaatttctgttgtttacgccgcctggtctgtggtatttcgttgcagcagccctagcaaactaagacaccccaccccccgcctcgtcGGGGGATCATGAGGAGGGGTCTGGGGGGACTCCCCCCATTTACTTCCAGCTGAGCCTTACAATGGGTTGGCACTCCAAGAGCCACAACCACCCAGGCAGGGCCCCTCCCACTCAGCCCCACCCCTCCACTGCCCAGCTTCTACATCCTCTTCCAGAAACCCCCATCTGCCTGCAGGCCATTCAGTGAGCCAACCAAGGCAGGGCTATGAGGGCATCAGGAACCCCCCTGGAGCTGGGGATGCTGTAAAATACCAAGGGGGTACAGAGCGACTGGGAGTGGGAGAGGCAAATGGGAGGAGAGCAGCATCAAATGGCAGAGCCAAGGGGCCTCAGAGTTGAGGACCAGGACCCCTCACCATCCTCCAGCCCTCTGCCACGGCATTGCCCTAGGCCTCGGTTCCCCTCTACAGTCAGGAACCCCTTCTTAAGAGACCACAGACCTGAGTCTTTAAGTGTGGGTAAATGCATGGGATGGAAAAATACCACTAATCAAAATAACCAACTTTTCCTAAGTGCTAACTATACGTGAGTCTCTGTGCCAAATGCCTTGtgttttctttccatcttcacaataaccctgagGGAAGCAATATATTAGTTCCACCTGACACGTGAGATTAAACTCTGAGAAGTTAAGTAGCTTGGCAAAGGCCACAGAGCTGTAAGTGGCAGTGCTGGGctttgaacccaagcagtctaACTCCAGAGCCGAGTTTGTTGGAGGCACAAGGGGAAGGCTGGGATCAGAGCCCATCGAGGCCCCAGCATAGGACAGTGACGCAAGGGCCAGCCAAGGACAGGGCTTTAGGGACAACAGCAGACGGAGCAATCCACCTTGTCATCAATTGACCAAATTATAAACACAAAGGCCTCCATCTGTGGGAAAGACCGTGACCTCCTACCCTCCCGCACGTGGggaaaacagcttggagagcatcaAAGGGGCACAGCTGCCCCAAAGGTTTATCTTTGGTCTGTGTGCTGGGAAAATGAaactgggaaggggcaggagaagCAGGCTGCAGCCTCGGGCAGAGATAAAGTCACGCCAGCCACCAGCAGAGGGGCTGTGGCAGTGCCAGCTCTGTGCCCACTAGCCCTCACACACTCAAGGGTGTTTCCCTTGGGAGAGTCAACTGGTTGGCAGGCCAGCTGACCTCAGTTTGGTGTGATGACAAGCAGCAgactgggaaggggaggggccatGGGATGGCCGcaagcccagctctgccaagAATTCCCTGTGTTATCTTGGGTGAGCCATTTCCCGCCCTGGGCCTCGATCCCGTTAGCATAAGGGGAACCAGGACTCCTCTCCTTTCTGTTTGAGCTCCTTGGGGAGGAAGGACAAACGAAGAGGGCTTCATATAAACACAAGACGTTCTAGGCCAGCTTCTTGATGAAATGAGGATACCTAGGGAATTCCcggctggtccagtggttaggactcagcactttcaccctggggcccaggttcaatctgtggtcggggaactaagatcccgcatgctgcggcgcagcatggccaaaaaataaattaaataaaatggttaattagaaagaaaaaaaatgaggacaccAAAGCCTGGCCCATCTCTGTTTTCAAGGCTCCGCCTCACCTTCCAGCCCGCCCCCTCCCAGGCCACAGCCAGAGGGAAGGCACGAAGGggaaaaggagacagagaagacaCTCCAGAAGCAGCGGTTCCCTCGGGCTCCCAGGCATTCCCATGCCTACCCAGGATTTCCGTGTTCCGCAGGTTCAACCCAGAGGTCTGCTGAGGCTGAGGGAGAGCCCTACTTGGTAAAGGCATTAAGTGGTTCCTTGGGCTCTGACCCAGAGCCCTGCCGGGCTCCTTGGAGGGTTCCCATCCACCCTGCCGAGCTGCTACACCGCTTTGATCACTACTACACGAAGGGTTTCCTGAATGCTTTCCTGAGGACATTGTTCCCCACTACAGAGTCATCAGGGTCAAATTCATCATGGGCGATGCTGGTCCAGGTCCTACCCAGTGGGGAAAGCCCGCCCTCTGTCCAAGCCCCACTTCCCCTGGGAAAATTAAGCCAGTGGTTTCTCTTGGTTTAGCTCATTACCAGCTTTGGGGAAGGCAAAGCTGTAGCAAAACACGGCTGCCATTAGCTCAAGGCTGCCAGGCAGCTCAAAGCACACACCTGGGAGCCCTGCTCCGTCTTCCGAAGAGGCTTGTCTCCATACCCAGCCCCAGTTTCTGTCCCAGAATCACACTCAGGGGCCTcttaattcattcaacatttattggaAATGACTCTGTGCAAGgcttggtccctgccctcaaggaacttacagtctagGGAAACAGACACACGACCGTCACAGTGCCTTGTGTAAATGCTGCAGTAGGAGAGCGGACACAGGGTTagagaggcagagggaatggcagTCTCTGCTTAGCTACCTAGGCTGTCTTGTGGTGTAATGGAGTTCACCAGGCAGCCAAGGAGGCCCGATGCATAGTGCACCCGGAGGCATCAGGACCTGAACGAGCGTAACACGATCAGGAAGTGGTATCAATACAAAGCATGTTCTGTCCTGGGGATGACGGGAGGGAGGCTAGGGCAAGATGATGGAAGAATCTGCATGGCACACAAGGGGGCTTTGGTGAGAGAAGCCATGGAGGTCTTTGAGGAGCGACctcattaaaaatgtgttttagagAGAAAATGCTGCCAGAAACGGGAAGAATTTTCAGGAAGAGACCAAAAGTTTAGGCAAGAGATTATAAGGGCAGGTAAGTGAGATGGAGAACAGAGGATGAATTCCAGATGAAGAAGTGGGTCACCAcaggttgggggaagggggagtcAGAACCAAGTTGAGCAACAGGAGAGAGGAGACGGAATCCATGCCAAACACCAGGCCGGGTGTTTTACAAACACTCTCCATCTTCACAAGAAtcgtccccattgtacagatgacacttacagaagttaagtgacttttcTGGTCATGCAACTAAATTACAGAGTTAAGCTTCAAACCCAGGTCAACACCTTTAACTGTCATACAAATCTAGACAGAGATGTATAGTGAGCTGTTTCAGAGAATGATCTAGAGCTTGGGGGGAAATTCACGACTACAGATAAGACATCTGGGAGTCCTCAAGGTAGATCAGCAGGTGGTTGAAGCCACAGGTGAGGCTAAAACAGTGCAGCAAGAAAAAAGCCAAGGATGAAACTGGAAGAACACTCACAGTTAAGAGAACAGGAGGAGCCAGTGGCAGAGGAGAcagctggaaaaggaaacagaggtgGTGGTGAAGTCAAGACAGAATTCGCTGAAGAGTGCCGGACACTGCAAAGCATTAGTGTGACTGGGAATGGATACCACATGTGCAATCACAAAGGCTTTTAGCCAAACTGGTTTCACCACTTTAGTGGTGGAAGTGGAGAGCAAGCAGCAAGGGCTAAGAGGAGTGCAGGGATGGGGCTGAGGGCTTGACAAGcttggtttaaaaaagaaatcagggacttccctggtggtccagtggttaagactccacgctcccaatgcaggaggcatgggttcgatccctggtcagggaactagatcccacatgctgcacagcgcagccaaagaagacaaataaataagaaatcacCTTGAAGGCTACATCTGAACCCATACATGCAGAGTGTCAGGCCACACGGTTATGCAAAATTCTCTAGCTGCACTGGGCAGTTCAGGCCCAGAAGCAAACAGAAATGGACCGTGGAGCTGGGTTGGAAGTGAAGGAACAGGGGCAGTGGAGAGGGGCATAAGGGTACAAGGGATTTTGGACTCTTTTAGAGAGAAGAGCTGCCCTTTCTGGGAcaccagtaaagatgtttaaaaatctcaaaaatatttggaggatgcatttggaatttttaaacaaaaaaacaaagccaagGTTCATCTCTGCATTGTGTAAAAGGGATCTGATAAACAGATAACTAATGTtaacaaatttaattaaaaaagaataaactgtttTTAAGTACATCAAGGCACCACTGGAACAGGATGCAAAATGATACACACTAATTACTAATTATTCCTCTTTACTATTCAAGCTGATTCCCCAAAGACTTCTACTTAGCAAATACTTTGAAGAGACTGTTcaggaaaagaataaaggagCATTTATGTCTCTTCCCTTATTCAGACTGGCTGCCATCCTGATTCGATAAAAGGGAGATTTTACTGGGATAGAACAGCACTTGCAGGTTTTTGAAGCTCTAAGCTGGCTTCTCACTCTTTTTACACCACAGCAGGAAGGACATCAGCACCCCTATTCTTCCAAGGTCAGAAGAGGTGAAGGGGCATGCCCCAGGCCACCCCAGTCTCTTGCCTCCAAGTCCAAGGCTCTCACCTCCACCCATCCTGACACATGCTACTCTCAGGCGTTCCCCCACACCTCGCTCCGCCCGTCTTGACTCTGACCTTGAGACAGCACAGATGCGGCTACTACTTAGCAACACAGGTTGAAGCCTGCACCCCCGTGGCCAGCCTGGTTCTTGGACAAGGCAGTCTTTCCTGTAAGATACTCCTAAGAAGCCCTCAACCACCAGGCCTGAGAGGGTCCCTGTGAGGGTGGGTCCCTGTGATCACCCTCCCAACCAAGGCTGCTCTCCCCTCCGGATCCCTAGCTCACTAGGATCACAGGCTACATGGAACTGTTTTTCCTGCAATAAAACTACagcagccaacatttattgagcacctacttgtTGCCATGGACTCTGCTAAGAACTTTACATATGTTTACATATGTTACCTTAACTTTGCAACAACCCAGCAAAAATTGGTActcttatccctgttttacagatgaggataacCGAtacctgaggctcagaaaggctacgtgacttgcccaaggtcattcagctaGTGGTTGAGGCAGTACTCATAAGTCTGTCAGACTCGAGAATCCACTTTATTTTCACTGTACCACACCACCCTGGCTCACCACTCTACAAGTGCCTAGAGACCCACACCAgagtggaaaaggaaaagtgaGGCAAGGCACGAGCCTTTTCATTTTCACTGCCTGGCTCCCAAGTGACTCTGGGGAGGCTAATCCCCTGGTGTTTCACTCAGCCGACAGCCTCACCAGCCCGGGGCCCTGGGAAGCTGACAGGAGTCAAAGGGCCCCCTGGCAGGCTTGTCCTGGCAGCTGCCCAGCTGACTTGAGCTAACACAGCAACAGGCACAGGAAAGGCTCGAGAGAGAGTGGAAAAGCACCAGACCCTGGGCCGCTGAGGGCAGCAAAGTGATCCCTGCCATGCTCAGACGGGATAACGCAGCTCTAAAGCCACCACTATCACCAGGCTGGGAAGAGAcccggggcgggggccgggaGGGGTGGGTAAAAGCCCCAAGCACATCTACTTACTACTGTGTTTCAGTGAATCCATGACTGCTGGTCCAACCCAAAAGAGGGTCACGTGCCTCCAAGGTGAATCAGCAACAGTGGAAGAAAACCAGTCCATGCCCTGGTTGGTCCCAGCAAGCCTGGCCCACCTTTGCCCCATCCACAGAAACCCCGCTGCCTGATGACACCTGAGCAGAGGCAAGAAAGCACGCACGATCTCATAGCCCCACGGTAGCAGCGGAGCTCAGCCAGCCCGTGGGAAAGAGCAAGCCAGCTGAGAATACTAACAGACTTGCTGGAGGCAAAAATTCAGCAAGGGCAAGCCcgaggaaataaaattatttaaaaggagCACAAAGTGAGACTAGAAAAAGGGAGCAACTTGGATTTCCAAAGATAGTGCTTCTTCCATCAGGCACTGGGAGGACGTACATCAGTGGTGGCAGGGTTAttctaaaatatctgaaaatccaAAAATGTCTTAGTCTGTGGGAAAGCTTTTTTTGTGTTATTTCTGTAGGTTTTCTGTCCTGTAATGTTTTGCTTAGGCCAATATTAAACTACATATGTGCAGGATGCCCAAAAGTGTTTCGAGGGAACCAATCCTGGGATCTAATGTTTGCCACAGTTGTTAGACTGCTTAAAAACAAAGCACATCTCTAAGATTTCATTAGAAGGCAAGGGGCAGCTTGACAGGTGGCAATATTGGCAGCCACTGGGTCAAATTAACTGTATGGGTATGTTAACAtgcttagaatttttttaaaaataaactgtcaacatttaaaaatcagaagtttcCATAccacacctcccccccaccccccaaaaaaatccacaaaaatctGAAATTCTGGCATCTTTtagagaggggggaaaaaaaacaacaatctgGTATCTCTGGGCAAGCAGCACAAATTGGAAGAAGCTGCACAGCCACTGCCCCCTTTAGGCAGGCCTGTGCTTTTCTAGCACCTGGCCGCTCATTTAAGCCACCTGACTGACCCCTGTAGGCAAGAGAGTGCTACTGGTGGTTTAGCCCAGTGAAGGGATCCCAGGCTTGGCCGTCCTCAGAACTGCCACAGGGGGGCAGCACTGGTCTGCCCATGAGGCCTGCGTCAGCCTGAGCCTGTAACCAAGCTAAGCTTATTAGCACATCCTTTCAGAACCAGAAACGTCATCCTCACTTCAGCAGCAGACCCTGCTTCCCCACGCCCCCCATCGGATTTATGCCCTGAGAAGCAACAGCAACTCCACATTCCCACCAGGCCTCGGCGACGGAGGCGGAGCCACGGCTCGacctgccccctccttccctgcctacCACGTTCCACATCCCCCCGCTCCTCCCACTCCACAGCCGGCATCTCTATCTGTTCAGGAATTCTACCTTCACCCCCTGTTAACACCACTGGGCCTCAGATCCTGAGGTAAGAGGCAGGGCAAACACCCTCCCCCTTTTAAGGCAGGTTCATTCTTCATCAAATGCTCATTACTTGCCTTTGCTCACTCAGGTTAAAGGTCAGTTGACTTTGTGAGGCAACAGGTCTGCCTCTCTGCTCTCACCCCTTCCAACCTCACCGACAACATATTTCGTGGCAGCATTTAGTATAAGCTCCTACTGCCCTTCAGGAAAGACATTTAGTATTATGCATTGAGGCCCTTAAAACCGTTCGTCCCATTTCATCCAAAATGCCAtttactcttagaggaaaacgcaggcagaacactctatgacataaatcacagcaagatcctttttgacccacctcctagagaaatggaaattaaaaacaaaaataaacaaatgggacctaatgaaacttaaaagcttttgcacagcaaaggaaaccataaataagacgaaaagacaaccctcagaatgggagaaaatatttgcaaatgaagcaactgacaaaggattaatctccaaaatgccATTTACTGTTCCTACCATTTAGTCCAAAAATGCAGGAAAATCCTTATATAAGATACTCTTTGCAGTATTTCTCCTAGTGAACgaccagaaacaacccaaatgtccagcaatagggaaactgttaaaaacaaactatgctatatTCCCACTTGATGGGCAATTATACAGCTAATGAAAACAATTAGGATTATGAAGACCATGTGATAAGATAGGAAAGTGATGACAATATGAAACActctgtaaaaaaagaatataaaaataaatgtacagtaGTAAGTATCTAAAAAAACTAGTCCAAGAATGTGAAagataccaaaatgttaacattttatctGTACTAGAGCCCTCAGAGTGTGGGTAACCTTTTTTAAACCCCTACCAAATTTAATGTACACATACTACTTTTATAGGGAaaagtatgtgtgcatgtgtgtgtgaagtTGGAAAATTTGACAGCAATTGTTAAGCTCCCTGGTCTACTCTTAATGTAGACTTGGAAAGTATATAAGCCTCATGTCATCATGATAAAAAGGCCCTTGGGAACCTGCGCCTCCAGGACTCACCGCCTCCAGGATCCAATGCAGCCACGCTAGTGAAACAAAGCTTCCAGGGCCCCAAAGTCCTTAGTTAAAGGCCAATTTTATCCTACCCGGAGATGCCTGCTTTGCATAGCTCCCAGGAGACCCCAGCACCACCTGGAAGACAGGATTAGATCAAAATGGTTTTCAGACGCCACTTTAATCAAGTTTTGCACTACACAGTGACGGGGTGGGGGATGAAAGACGGTGACTGTTTTCAAGCAAATTCACCTGCCCCAAGGTGAACAGCCGGGGCTCCCAAGAACAGAAAACTGCTTTCCTTCCCAGGGGAATCCCCTTCCTGAGCGGACAGGATTTCAGGGAGAATGAGCACAAAGGACAGAGCAAGCTAGTGAAGGGAGCCAGGGAGATTTCTTAACTCTTCCCAGTGCAAACTAGAACTAGGCGTGTAGGTATCCCTCCTAAAGGCATCACCCCAATCCCAGCCACTCCCACCTAAGGCCAAACCGCCTCCCCACAGGGACTGACAGCCAATGTTCATTTCACCACTCTCCTCCCAGGGGTGCACCTAGCAGCGCAGAAGCCTGAGCAGCTGTGGCCACCATCCAGCAGAGGCAGCCTTCAGGCCAGAACCCCCACGGGCCTTCCTCTTCACTGGGCCCTCAGCTACTAGTGTGTCTGCCTGGCCATAGCAGAGCAGCCAGTATGTGTGTGGCTGTGTGGGGCGGGAGGGGCCAGAAGAAGCAATAAAGCAAATCAGATGTGGGTTCTGGTTGCTGGGTCGACATGGTGGCGGGACCAGTCCTGGCCCCCAGAAGGACCCATAGGGCCCTGTGTCCTCCATTAATTCTTCTCCGGGCGGTTTCTGTTCAGGACAGCTTTAGGGGCAAATTCCAGCTTGTCCTTAAGGCTCACGACCTGGGTGTGGTCCTTGCCTAGCAGCTCATCCAGCTTGCGGTCCTCCCGGCGCTCCGAGATGctcttctcctcctccacagGCTGGGGATCCTTCCCCCGGATGAACCATTCCAGGTGGTAGCCCACAGCCCCAACCACGAAGGCCACGGGAAAGGTGACATAGGGAGCATAGGTACGCACCACGGTCCAAAGCACAGGCCACATGACATCTGCAGAAGAGCACGAGGCCACATTAGGGAGAAGCAGCACCCCTTCCCACCAAACACGGACCACCCACCAGGGCTCTCCACTCACCAGGCAGCCTGGCACAATTTACTGAGCATCCACCCCATGCAGAGCAATGCAAGAGGGCACCTTGCTTTATGCAACAGTTGGGTCTCTGAAACAATCTAGGAAATTTCAGAAGAGTCAATTGTTAGGGAAGGGGGAAAAGAATCTCTTTTACGTACTACGCTCTTTGACAATTATGCAACCATGTATGGCAGCGTTCCCCACGAGAGGACCTCTGAGCCTTACCTAATAAAGCTTCAATCCTACTGTTGACCCCAGGCCCTCCCTGCACAACTTGCCAACATTCTAAGAGTGGGTAAGAGCCTTTCTCTGCTCTACGCAATTCCCCCATCAGCAGAGCCAGCCATCCTTTCCCCACCACGCTCACCCCTGGGAGTCTCCTGTCTCCAGGTTAATGAGAAGCAGTTCCTCTGCCCCACATAAAGAATAAGCAATGTATTTAGGCAGCCAAAACCCCAAACCATTACCCAACCACTCTGGATTTTAGATAAAGATACTGGTTTTTTCCTATTCTGAACTTGACTTTTCTAACAAGACAAACCTCTTCTTTACAAATCTGCTTGCCAAACCCCTTTCAAAATACACTCTCTTCAACCAAAGCCGTATCTTCGTATTTGCACAATAAGCTCCTAAAAATATCACCAGCCCATTATACATACTCTGGACACACTAGAACTTGAAAATTCTATGTTAAAAAACTACTGTACAAGCCAtggcagaaaaacaaagaagtggAATGACCCCAGGGCTTCCAGAAATGAAGTAAG
Above is a window of Balaenoptera acutorostrata chromosome 1, mBalAcu1.1, whole genome shotgun sequence DNA encoding:
- the SMIM12 gene encoding small integral membrane protein 12, coding for MWPVLWTVVRTYAPYVTFPVAFVVGAVGYHLEWFIRGKDPQPVEEEKSISERREDRKLDELLGKDHTQVVSLKDKLEFAPKAVLNRNRPEKN